Proteins encoded together in one Miscanthus floridulus cultivar M001 chromosome 16, ASM1932011v1, whole genome shotgun sequence window:
- the LOC136512388 gene encoding tetraspanin-6-like isoform X2: MYPYRMSNVMIGYLNLATLLASIPIIGAGLWLAKGSTTTCSSILQTPLLVIGFAVLLISLAGFVGACFHVAWALWLYLVAIILLIAFLLGLTAFGFAVTAGGGGTQVYGRPYREYHITDYSSWLQKHMQDIKYWRPALACVVGSKACPKIENWTPMDYLQHDLTPIQSGCCKPPTACQYSGGMPVGAQDEDCYRWNNAPDILCYQCNSCKAGVMEQIRQDWHKIAVLDVIVLAALICICACGCCAFRNARRSLSEYPYGVNQMSKINPRWDYYWWRWFRGRREQLY, translated from the exons ATGTACCCTTACCGCATGAGCAACGTGATGATTGGCTACCTCAACCTGGCCACTCTCCTTGCCTCGATTCCGATCATCGGGGCGGGGCTCTGGCTGGCCAAGGGCTCCACAACCACGTGCTCGTCGATCCTGCAGACGCCGCTCCTCGTCATCGGCTTTGCCGTGCTCCTCATCTCTCTTGCTGGTTTTGTGGGCGCCTGCTTCCATGTCGCCTGGGCGCTGTGGCTGTACCTCGTCGCCATCATACTCCTCATCGCTTTCCTTCTTGGGCTCACCGCGTTCGGGTTCGCAGTCACGGCAGGAGGCGGAGGCACACAGGTGTATGGTAGGCCTTACAGGGAGTACCACATCACTGACTACTCCTCATGGCTCCAGAAGCACATGCAGGACATCAAGTACTGGCGCCCAGCCCTCGCCTGTGTAGTTGGATCCAAGGCCTGTCCCAAGATTGAAAACTGGACTCCCATGGATTACCTCCAGCATGATCTCACGCCAATACAG TCTGGCTGCTGCAAGCCACCAACAGCGTGCCAATACAGTGGAGGCATGCCTGTCGGGGCGCAGGATGAGGACTGCTACCGGTGGAACAATGCCCCAGACATCCTCTGCTACCAGTGCAACTCGTGCAAGGCCGGtgtgatggagcagatccgccagGACTGGCACAAGATCGCTGTCCTCGATGTCATCGTGCTCGCCGCTCTCATCTGCATCTGCGCCTGTGGCTGCTGCGCCTTCAGAAACGCTCGCCGCTCTCTGTCCGAGTACCCATACGGGGTAAACCAAATGTCCAAGATAAACCCACGCTGGGACTACTACTG GTGGCGATGGTTCCGTGGTAGAAGAGAACAGCTCTACTAG
- the LOC136512388 gene encoding tetraspanin-6-like isoform X1, with the protein MYPYRMSNVMIGYLNLATLLASIPIIGAGLWLAKGSTTTCSSILQTPLLVIGFAVLLISLAGFVGACFHVAWALWLYLVAIILLIAFLLGLTAFGFAVTAGGGGTQVYGRPYREYHITDYSSWLQKHMQDIKYWRPALACVVGSKACPKIENWTPMDYLQHDLTPIQSGCCKPPTACQYSGGMPVGAQDEDCYRWNNAPDILCYQCNSCKAGVMEQIRQDWHKIAVLDVIVLAALICICACGCCAFRNARRSLSEYPYGVNQMSKINPRWDYYWYSKQNSSVVYSLLSHLAPLSRKIDFTTENVKIHRQKDKVRKLIEHKQSHDQKKTSIIMKLFIKDKRDSFLLYRYIHHNYNYSFAVYIYIYPSFYPYLFSMVFNTALWFCLL; encoded by the exons ATGTACCCTTACCGCATGAGCAACGTGATGATTGGCTACCTCAACCTGGCCACTCTCCTTGCCTCGATTCCGATCATCGGGGCGGGGCTCTGGCTGGCCAAGGGCTCCACAACCACGTGCTCGTCGATCCTGCAGACGCCGCTCCTCGTCATCGGCTTTGCCGTGCTCCTCATCTCTCTTGCTGGTTTTGTGGGCGCCTGCTTCCATGTCGCCTGGGCGCTGTGGCTGTACCTCGTCGCCATCATACTCCTCATCGCTTTCCTTCTTGGGCTCACCGCGTTCGGGTTCGCAGTCACGGCAGGAGGCGGAGGCACACAGGTGTATGGTAGGCCTTACAGGGAGTACCACATCACTGACTACTCCTCATGGCTCCAGAAGCACATGCAGGACATCAAGTACTGGCGCCCAGCCCTCGCCTGTGTAGTTGGATCCAAGGCCTGTCCCAAGATTGAAAACTGGACTCCCATGGATTACCTCCAGCATGATCTCACGCCAATACAG TCTGGCTGCTGCAAGCCACCAACAGCGTGCCAATACAGTGGAGGCATGCCTGTCGGGGCGCAGGATGAGGACTGCTACCGGTGGAACAATGCCCCAGACATCCTCTGCTACCAGTGCAACTCGTGCAAGGCCGGtgtgatggagcagatccgccagGACTGGCACAAGATCGCTGTCCTCGATGTCATCGTGCTCGCCGCTCTCATCTGCATCTGCGCCTGTGGCTGCTGCGCCTTCAGAAACGCTCGCCGCTCTCTGTCCGAGTACCCATACGGGGTAAACCAAATGTCCAAGATAAACCCACGCTGGGACTACTACTGGTACTCTAAGCAAAATAGTTCAGTTGTTTACTCCCTTCTTTCCCATTTAGCACCTCTTTCTCGTAAAATTGATTTTACCACTGAAAATGTAAAAATACATAGGCAAAAGGACAAGGTAAGGAAGCTTATCGAGCATAAACAATCCCATGACCAAAAGAAAACATCAATCATTATGAAGTTATTTATCAAGGATAAAAGAGACAGTTTTCTATTGTATCGCTACATTCATCACAACTATAATTATTCTTttgcagtatatatatatatatatcccagcTTTTATCCCTATTTGTTTTCTATGGTTTTTAACACTGCTTTGTGGTTTTGTTTGCTGTAG